A window of Mucilaginibacter paludis DSM 18603 contains these coding sequences:
- a CDS encoding ion channel, with protein MGIRKVKVNPENDLGFGTQAVVKNQRMFNQDGSINVKRKGLSFFNTANNYHRLITMGWGKFWALILSGYLLINLLFASIYLSLGIENLAGAQGHTPMEHFFDAFFFSAQTVSTVGYGHIYPLGIPMSSVSAIESMIGLLAFALATGLLYGRFSRPSAKIAYSKHLLVAPYLENGKALMFRLANQRRSTLIDLEIEVNFSYNEEVNGKTVRKFIPLELERKRVSLLTLSWTVVHPLNDDSPLKDITSDDLIKTEANIAVLLKAFDDTFSQTVHSRTSYQYEEVVWNAKFTPMFARDNEGHMLLDLGKISDHHLLDGVMQGEALDKGIANKVV; from the coding sequence ATGGGCATTAGGAAGGTAAAAGTTAACCCTGAAAACGATTTGGGCTTTGGTACGCAGGCGGTGGTTAAAAACCAACGGATGTTTAACCAGGACGGTTCGATCAACGTGAAACGTAAAGGCTTATCTTTTTTTAACACCGCCAATAATTACCACCGCTTAATTACCATGGGCTGGGGAAAATTCTGGGCATTAATTTTGAGCGGTTATTTGCTGATTAACCTGCTGTTTGCTTCGATATACCTTAGCCTGGGTATTGAAAACCTGGCTGGTGCCCAGGGCCATACCCCAATGGAACATTTTTTCGATGCCTTTTTCTTCTCTGCACAAACGGTATCTACCGTTGGTTATGGTCACATCTACCCTCTTGGTATCCCAATGAGCAGCGTTTCTGCCATCGAATCAATGATAGGTTTACTGGCCTTTGCCTTAGCTACAGGTTTGTTATACGGGCGTTTTTCGAGGCCATCGGCTAAAATAGCTTATAGTAAACATTTGTTGGTAGCGCCTTATCTTGAAAACGGAAAGGCACTCATGTTCAGGCTGGCCAACCAACGCCGTAGCACACTGATCGACCTGGAGATTGAAGTCAATTTTTCGTACAACGAAGAAGTAAACGGCAAAACCGTACGGAAATTTATACCGCTCGAACTGGAACGAAAACGGGTTAGTTTGCTTACCCTTAGCTGGACAGTTGTTCACCCTCTGAATGATGATAGTCCGCTTAAAGATATTACCAGTGATGACCTGATTAAAACAGAAGCCAACATAGCGGTATTATTGAAGGCTTTTGACGATACCTTTTCGCAAACAGTGCATTCCAGAACTTCCTACCAATACGAGGAAGTGGTTTGGAACGCCAAATTCACCCCCATGTTTGCAAGGGATAATGAAGGGCACATGTTGCTGGATTTGGGTAAGATAAGCGATCATCACTTGTTAGATGGTGTGATGCAGGGTGAGGCTTTAGATAAGGGAATTGCTAATAAAGTGGTTTAA
- the bioB gene encoding biotin synthase BioB — translation MTEVRHNWTTEEISEIYHSPLLDLIYRSATIHRENKDYSEVQISSLISIKTGGCPEDCAYCPQAARYNTGVDVQALMPKDQVLAAAQKAKAGGASRLCMGAAWREVRDNRDFDKVIEMVKEVNAMDMEVCCTLGMLTESQAQRLADAGLYAYNHNLDTSEDDYKRIITTRTYDERLQTLEHVRKAKITVCSGGIIGLGETTEDRISMLKTLSNLPKHPESVPINALVPIKGTPLAEQPRVSVWDMVRMIATAKIVMPQSVIRLSAGRTEMSTIEQAFCFMAGANSIFAGEKLLTTPNPSFNDDMAMLELLGLKPREAFKNGRPNQKVEEVVA, via the coding sequence ATGACCGAAGTTAGACACAACTGGACAACAGAAGAAATTTCTGAAATATACCATTCCCCTTTACTCGACCTGATTTACCGCTCAGCAACTATCCATCGTGAAAACAAGGATTACTCTGAAGTGCAGATCAGCTCACTAATCTCTATCAAAACAGGCGGATGCCCTGAAGATTGCGCCTATTGCCCGCAGGCAGCCCGTTATAATACCGGTGTAGATGTACAGGCTTTAATGCCTAAAGACCAGGTTTTAGCCGCTGCTCAAAAGGCTAAAGCGGGTGGAGCATCACGCCTGTGTATGGGTGCCGCCTGGCGCGAAGTACGCGACAACCGCGATTTTGACAAGGTAATTGAAATGGTAAAGGAGGTTAACGCCATGGATATGGAGGTTTGCTGCACCTTAGGTATGCTTACCGAGAGCCAGGCGCAACGTTTAGCCGATGCCGGCCTGTACGCTTACAACCATAACCTGGATACATCCGAAGATGATTATAAACGGATTATCACCACCCGTACCTACGACGAGCGTTTACAAACACTGGAGCACGTGCGCAAAGCTAAAATTACTGTTTGCAGCGGTGGTATTATCGGCTTAGGCGAAACTACTGAAGACAGGATCTCGATGCTCAAAACACTGTCGAACTTGCCTAAACATCCGGAGTCGGTGCCGATTAATGCCCTGGTGCCTATCAAAGGAACACCGCTGGCAGAGCAACCACGCGTATCCGTATGGGATATGGTGAGGATGATTGCTACGGCCAAAATTGTAATGCCGCAATCAGTGATCCGTTTATCAGCCGGAAGAACAGAGATGAGCACTATTGAACAGGCTTTCTGCTTTATGGCCGGGGCCAACTCGATATTTGCAGGCGAGAAATTATTAACTACACCAAATCCGAGCTTTAACGATGATATGGCTATGCTTGAGTTGCTGGGTTTAAAACCACGCGAAGCCTTTAAAAATGGCAGGCCGAATCAAAAAGTTGAAGAGGTGGTAGCGTAA
- a CDS encoding type II toxin-antitoxin system VapC family toxin produces MEVDQLKVVYLFDSNAVIDYLSLAMPPTAIAKLRNIVDDGVFISVITKIEVLGFDSKNIQLDANNEMFINRTTVFELSPDIVRKTIDIRKATKVKLPDAIIAATALVHDLTLLTHNVGDFNKIPGLNVLDSHSL; encoded by the coding sequence ATGGAGGTAGATCAATTAAAAGTGGTCTATCTGTTCGATTCAAATGCCGTTATTGATTATTTATCTTTGGCGATGCCACCAACTGCCATAGCAAAATTGAGAAACATTGTTGATGATGGCGTATTCATATCTGTTATTACGAAAATTGAGGTACTTGGCTTTGATTCTAAAAATATACAGCTGGATGCCAATAACGAAATGTTTATCAACAGGACCACTGTTTTTGAATTGTCTCCTGATATTGTGCGTAAAACCATCGACATCCGTAAAGCAACTAAGGTGAAATTACCGGATGCTATTATCGCTGCGACAGCTTTAGTACACGACCTTACTTTGCTTACACACAATGTTGGAGACTTTAATAAAATACCAGGCCTGAATGTTTTAGATTCACATTCCTTATGA